From Paenibacillus sp. V4I7, one genomic window encodes:
- a CDS encoding AAA family ATPase, with protein MMTDTLPQEIREHIEQNKQQRQTEHSAEEHKLIGTAAFEAPSKDILTDAIIALYLGKNVLLKGPTGSGKTKLAEHVSAFFDQPMHAVNCSTDLDAEALLGFKTLSHDEQGRTQIAFIPGPIMKAMTKGHFLYIDEINMAKPETLPLINGVLDYRRSITNPFTGDVITAHPDFRVVAAINEGYIGTVPLNEALKNRFVTIDVPYLQGETLFQLLKSKSVLRNEKQLRTFVQLSADLLSLIEMGQLPDEAGSIRALLDACDLTAYIPPMRAVARAIADKLEDERERAAVMNAAETLF; from the coding sequence ATGATGACAGACACATTACCACAAGAAATACGTGAGCATATAGAGCAGAATAAGCAGCAAAGACAGACAGAACATTCAGCAGAAGAACATAAACTCATTGGAACGGCAGCTTTCGAAGCCCCTAGTAAAGACATATTAACGGATGCCATAATTGCTCTTTACTTGGGCAAAAATGTCTTGTTGAAGGGTCCAACCGGGTCAGGAAAGACGAAGCTGGCTGAGCATGTTTCAGCGTTCTTTGATCAGCCCATGCATGCCGTCAACTGTTCAACTGATCTCGATGCTGAAGCCTTGCTAGGATTCAAAACGCTATCGCACGATGAGCAGGGTCGTACTCAGATTGCCTTCATACCCGGTCCGATCATGAAAGCCATGACGAAGGGACATTTTCTATACATAGACGAAATTAATATGGCCAAGCCGGAAACTTTACCTTTGATCAATGGTGTTTTGGATTATCGTAGATCGATTACGAACCCTTTTACAGGGGACGTCATTACAGCGCATCCGGACTTCCGAGTTGTTGCAGCAATTAATGAAGGCTATATTGGTACAGTACCGCTCAACGAAGCCTTGAAAAACCGCTTTGTAACGATTGATGTTCCCTATTTGCAAGGGGAGACACTGTTTCAACTGCTAAAGAGCAAATCTGTTTTACGGAATGAAAAGCAGCTAAGAACATTCGTACAGTTATCTGCCGATTTACTATCCCTTATTGAAATGGGGCAGCTGCCCGATGAAGCAGGATCGATCCGAGCTCTACTGGATGCTTGCGATTTGACGGCTTATATTCCTCCCATGCGGGCAGTTGCGCGAGCTATTGCTGATAAATTGGAGGATGAAAGGGAGCGTGCAGCCGTGATGAATGCGGCCGAGACGTTATTCTGA
- a CDS encoding nitric oxide reductase activation protein NorD: MPGQERMPTWHRESSDRSPGLLRFELERGSRTAAQGSAPREGDASDQVLAIAQGRSMRAGRTGAASGERRESAAVPAAAGHGEGAVAAYATATWLAPERPTAAQEAGYRRLSERAAPLAKPLQRAIRRTLEQKRIAPRGDRLFGRLDKRLTRAMTQEMPRLFYKKRAPVPQLDAAFALLVDCSASMYDKMDETKLGLVLFHETLRSLRIPHEIVGFWEDADRVTEKEAPNLFQVAVDFNSSLASGSGAALLQLEPQQDNRDGFAIRRMTERLLRRTERQRILLVFSDGEPSAANYNDVGILDTYEAVLHARRQGIEVISVFLASGAVHETERIAMRNMYGRSSIVVPNIEELAEQLVPILRKLLLKSIF, from the coding sequence ATGCCGGGCCAGGAGCGCATGCCGACCTGGCACCGTGAGAGCAGCGACCGCAGCCCGGGGCTGCTACGGTTTGAGTTGGAGCGCGGCTCGCGCACAGCCGCGCAGGGGTCTGCGCCCCGCGAGGGCGACGCGTCCGACCAGGTGCTCGCCATCGCCCAAGGGCGCTCGATGCGCGCGGGGCGCACTGGCGCCGCCTCCGGCGAGCGGCGCGAGAGTGCTGCCGTGCCCGCTGCCGCGGGGCACGGGGAGGGCGCTGTCGCCGCGTATGCGACGGCGACGTGGCTGGCGCCTGAACGGCCGACTGCTGCGCAGGAGGCCGGGTACAGGCGCCTGAGCGAGCGCGCAGCGCCGCTCGCGAAGCCATTGCAGCGTGCCATTCGGCGCACGCTGGAGCAGAAGCGGATCGCCCCACGCGGCGATCGGTTGTTCGGGCGGCTCGACAAGCGGCTAACGCGAGCCATGACGCAAGAGATGCCGCGCCTCTTCTATAAGAAGCGCGCGCCGGTACCTCAGCTCGACGCGGCGTTCGCGCTGCTCGTCGACTGCTCGGCGTCCATGTATGACAAAATGGACGAAACCAAGCTCGGTCTCGTGCTCTTCCACGAGACCCTCCGATCCTTACGAATCCCGCACGAAATCGTGGGATTCTGGGAGGACGCGGATCGCGTCACGGAGAAGGAAGCGCCGAACCTGTTCCAGGTTGCGGTCGACTTCAACTCCTCCTTAGCATCCGGAAGCGGCGCGGCTCTGCTGCAGCTTGAGCCTCAGCAAGATAACCGCGACGGCTTCGCGATTCGTCGCATGACGGAACGGCTGCTGCGGCGCACAGAACGGCAGCGCATCCTCTTGGTGTTCTCGGATGGCGAGCCTTCGGCAGCCAATTACAATGATGTCGGTATCCTCGACACCTATGAAGCCGTGCTGCACGCTCGGCGACAAGGTATTGAGGTCATCAGCGTTTTTCTGGCCAGTGGCGCTGTCCACGAAACGGAGAGGATTGCCATGCGCAACATGTATGGGCGCAGTAGTATTGTCGTCCCCAATATAGAGGAGCTCGCCGAGCAGTTGGTGCCCATTTTGCGCAAACTTCTGCTCAAATCTATCTTTTAA
- the purT gene encoding formate-dependent phosphoribosylglycinamide formyltransferase — translation MYGAPLSNKAKKIMLLGSGELGKEVVIEAQRLGIETIAVDRYANAPAMQVAHRSHVINMLDGEQLRALIEQERPDLIVPEIEAIATPVLVELEKEGYRVIPTATASRLTMDREGIRRLASETLELRTAKYAFANSLEELHAAVAEIGTPCVIKPIMSSSGKGQSVCRTPENVEQSWNIAMEGGRAKNARVIVEEFIHFESEITLLTVRSVSGTTYCEPIGHIQKDGDYIESWQPHVMTEQQISDAQHMAKTITDALGGFGLYGVELFLTKEGVYFSEVSPRPHDTGMVTMATQDLSEFALHARAILGLPITGIRLLTPGASYTLKADREQVEYSISGLEQALSVPNTQVRVFGKPETKVGRRMAVALSSADTVEEARSLAKQAAGLLKLNYE, via the coding sequence ATGTACGGAGCACCATTATCGAACAAAGCCAAGAAAATTATGCTGCTTGGATCCGGGGAGCTTGGGAAAGAAGTTGTCATCGAAGCGCAGCGTCTAGGGATTGAAACAATCGCTGTTGACCGTTACGCGAATGCACCAGCCATGCAAGTAGCACATCGCAGCCATGTCATTAATATGCTCGATGGGGAGCAGCTTAGAGCTTTGATTGAGCAAGAGCGTCCTGATCTTATCGTACCTGAAATTGAAGCCATTGCTACGCCTGTTCTTGTGGAGCTTGAGAAGGAGGGCTATCGTGTCATTCCTACGGCTACAGCTTCCCGTTTGACCATGGACCGCGAGGGGATTCGCCGCCTTGCTTCAGAGACACTAGAGCTGCGAACAGCAAAGTATGCTTTCGCAAATAGTCTCGAAGAATTACATGCTGCCGTTGCGGAAATTGGAACACCTTGTGTCATTAAGCCGATTATGAGCTCCTCGGGTAAAGGTCAAAGTGTATGCCGAACACCTGAGAATGTGGAACAATCCTGGAACATCGCCATGGAAGGCGGCCGCGCGAAAAACGCTCGTGTGATTGTGGAAGAATTCATTCATTTTGAATCTGAAATTACGTTGTTGACTGTTCGTTCAGTCTCAGGTACTACGTATTGTGAGCCGATTGGACACATTCAAAAGGATGGGGATTACATCGAATCGTGGCAGCCTCATGTAATGACGGAACAGCAAATTTCAGACGCCCAGCACATGGCCAAAACCATTACGGACGCGCTCGGAGGCTTCGGGCTTTATGGGGTTGAGCTGTTCCTGACCAAGGAAGGCGTTTATTTCAGTGAAGTCTCGCCTCGTCCACATGACACGGGTATGGTCACGATGGCAACGCAGGATTTGAGCGAATTTGCCTTGCATGCTAGAGCGATTCTGGGACTGCCTATAACTGGTATTCGTCTTTTGACGCCAGGTGCTAGTTATACCCTTAAAGCGGATCGTGAACAGGTAGAGTATTCAATTAGCGGGTTAGAGCAAGCTTTATCCGTACCCAATACGCAGGTTCGCGTCTTCGGTAAGCCGGAGACAAAAGTGGGACGCCGCATGGCTGTTGCGCTGAGTAGTGCAGATACGGTAGAGGAAGCACGAAGCCTTGCGAAGCAAGCGGCTGGATTGCTTAAACTAAACTACGAATAA
- a CDS encoding acyl-CoA thioesterase, with the protein MEAKPARLSRTVLTEIILPADTNYHNTVFGGRVMQYIDKVATIASMRHSRRGVVTASSDSLDFFAPVKLGEAIQLEAFVTWTHRSSMEVYVKIESENLLTGEKKRTATAYLTFVALDEYGQPCPVPEIIPETDEEKRLFETAETRFAARKLRKEERNLNM; encoded by the coding sequence ATGGAAGCTAAACCAGCAAGACTCTCCCGAACCGTTTTGACAGAAATTATTTTGCCGGCAGACACGAATTATCACAATACCGTGTTTGGCGGTCGCGTGATGCAATATATAGATAAGGTAGCAACGATTGCCTCGATGCGTCATTCGCGAAGAGGTGTCGTTACAGCATCTAGTGATAGCTTAGACTTCTTCGCCCCTGTCAAACTTGGAGAGGCTATTCAGTTGGAGGCCTTTGTTACGTGGACGCATCGAAGTTCGATGGAGGTTTATGTGAAAATCGAGTCGGAGAACCTTCTGACAGGCGAAAAGAAGCGTACTGCGACGGCCTACCTAACCTTCGTGGCGCTGGATGAATATGGACAACCGTGTCCGGTGCCGGAAATCATCCCTGAAACGGATGAAGAAAAACGCCTGTTCGAAACAGCCGAAACTCGATTTGCCGCGCGCAAGCTTCGCAAAGAAGAGCGGAATTTGAACATGTAG
- a CDS encoding DinB family protein, with translation MRTIEHYLFKQLAFVRGQTLKLMDGVTEETADRIPDGFRNNIRWQLGHIYVVLERFAFQYVGLPLRLPEGFKEQFEYGTTPLNWPNSAAVPTLQELENLLKDQQERIRDVLGHRLEEKIVPPYTTSAGMTLETPEQFLSFNLYHEGMHISVIKLYKILLRDS, from the coding sequence GTGAGGACGATAGAACACTATTTGTTCAAACAGCTGGCTTTCGTGAGGGGCCAAACCTTAAAATTGATGGATGGAGTTACCGAAGAAACAGCCGACCGAATTCCCGATGGCTTTCGAAATAATATCCGTTGGCAGCTGGGGCACATTTATGTCGTGCTTGAACGTTTCGCATTTCAATATGTGGGTCTTCCACTTCGTTTGCCAGAAGGGTTCAAGGAGCAGTTTGAGTATGGTACTACGCCTTTAAACTGGCCCAATTCCGCTGCCGTTCCTACCTTGCAAGAGTTGGAGAACTTGCTGAAAGATCAGCAAGAGCGGATACGTGATGTGCTCGGTCATCGCTTAGAGGAGAAAATTGTTCCACCTTACACGACTTCAGCAGGAATGACCTTGGAGACGCCTGAGCAGTTTCTTAGTTTTAATTTGTACCATGAAGGCATGCATATAAGTGTCATTAAACTTTATAAAATTTTATTACGAGATTCATAG
- a CDS encoding bifunctional 2-polyprenyl-6-hydroxyphenol methylase/3-demethylubiquinol 3-O-methyltransferase UbiG translates to MDKVINYYNRFDEWGRLDREPIEFIVNWHHIRSLLPQKGHILDNGAGPGKYSVELAKCGYEVTLTDLTPRLVEIAGEKAVELKLEEFFKGFHIVDARNLDIFNDEQFDASLMLGPLYHLQTPSDRDSAIQELHRVTKRDGLVFVAFMTRIRHLTTSLLFPQHWKPNDNIEDINSFLETGIFNHKDEGRFTGAYYFNIEDINPFMESHGFESLKLIGSSSIAGSFKSEQFDYWRSRGEEEFQEVMNLIYKESENPHILGVSSHLLYIGRRKA, encoded by the coding sequence ATGGATAAAGTGATTAATTATTATAATAGATTTGACGAATGGGGCCGACTTGATAGAGAACCTATTGAATTTATAGTTAACTGGCACCATATAAGGAGTTTGCTACCGCAGAAAGGGCACATCTTAGATAACGGTGCTGGACCAGGTAAATACTCAGTTGAATTAGCGAAATGCGGTTATGAGGTTACACTAACGGATCTTACCCCGAGATTAGTAGAAATAGCTGGTGAGAAGGCAGTCGAATTGAAGTTAGAGGAGTTTTTCAAAGGTTTTCATATTGTTGATGCAAGAAATTTAGACATTTTCAATGATGAACAATTTGATGCATCATTGATGTTGGGGCCTTTATATCATTTACAGACACCATCGGATCGGGATTCTGCCATACAAGAATTGCATCGAGTTACTAAGCGGGATGGTCTTGTATTTGTGGCATTCATGACTAGGATACGGCATCTAACGACTTCCTTATTATTTCCTCAACACTGGAAACCGAATGATAACATAGAGGATATAAACTCATTTTTAGAAACCGGTATATTTAATCATAAGGACGAAGGAAGATTCACAGGGGCGTATTATTTTAACATAGAAGACATTAATCCTTTCATGGAATCTCATGGATTTGAAAGCCTCAAATTGATTGGGTCATCTAGTATAGCTGGTTCATTTAAGTCAGAGCAATTTGACTATTGGCGTTCTCGTGGCGAAGAAGAATTTCAAGAAGTAATGAATTTGATTTACAAAGAATCTGAGAATCCTCACATATTAGGAGTGTCTTCACATTTATTGTATATCGGTCGAAGAAAGGCGTGA
- a CDS encoding NUDIX hydrolase — translation MGYIMDLRKMVGTRPLIMAGACVVVIHNNSILLERRTDNGMWGLPGGSLEPGETMEQVARRELFEETGLQAKKLELLDVFSGQELYYKYPHDDEVYNVVAAYICEEFDGVINQDESEVAEIRFFAIDEIPDNISPPDKPILHTFLTR, via the coding sequence ATGGGTTACATTATGGATTTAAGAAAGATGGTTGGAACAAGACCTTTAATTATGGCCGGTGCTTGTGTCGTTGTTATTCATAATAACTCCATTTTATTAGAGAGAAGAACTGATAATGGCATGTGGGGATTACCAGGAGGATCCTTAGAGCCTGGGGAAACAATGGAACAGGTAGCAAGAAGAGAGTTATTTGAAGAAACCGGTTTACAAGCCAAGAAGCTTGAATTATTAGATGTATTTTCAGGTCAAGAATTGTATTACAAATATCCACACGATGATGAGGTCTATAACGTAGTTGCTGCTTATATATGTGAAGAATTTGATGGAGTTATCAATCAAGATGAGTCAGAAGTAGCAGAAATTAGATTTTTTGCAATTGATGAGATACCTGACAATATTAGTCCTCCAGACAAACCAATACTACATACTTTTTTAACGAGATAG
- a CDS encoding methyltransferase domain-containing protein — protein MTGIIRLNSGFGYLGLKLLPLLPEGSTYTGIDKGNELINTAKEVFQNQSFPSEFYVSDIEEVTIDRKYDIAMCHAFLLHMSDSKKVLQKMIDCVLDDGMVICFEPHWIANMSNYCLDELEQSKMVKLGILQKLYEGDFNQKGKDGNIGIKLPIYLSQLGLKNVECRVSDKVNFLDQNMDLLSKQSLYNSLREEGLGELPGEKEEFLHNLVNRGLLLNDAMNQYEAEILFSKEFDDNSYLTYAPNMKITFGTVKR, from the coding sequence ATTACTGGGATAATAAGATTGAATAGTGGTTTTGGATATTTGGGGCTTAAACTGTTACCGCTTTTACCCGAAGGATCAACCTATACGGGAATTGACAAGGGAAATGAACTTATTAATACGGCGAAGGAAGTCTTTCAAAATCAGTCTTTCCCATCAGAATTTTACGTGAGTGACATCGAAGAAGTTACAATAGACAGAAAGTATGACATAGCTATGTGCCATGCTTTTTTATTACATATGTCTGATTCAAAGAAAGTACTTCAGAAGATGATTGATTGTGTTTTAGATGATGGAATGGTCATTTGCTTTGAACCACATTGGATTGCTAATATGTCAAACTACTGTCTTGACGAACTGGAGCAGTCTAAAATGGTTAAATTGGGTATTTTGCAAAAATTGTACGAGGGAGATTTTAATCAAAAGGGTAAGGACGGAAATATAGGGATCAAACTACCTATCTATCTCAGTCAATTAGGTTTGAAGAACGTTGAGTGTAGAGTAAGTGATAAGGTTAATTTCTTGGATCAGAATATGGACTTGCTAAGTAAGCAAAGTCTTTATAACTCTTTGAGGGAAGAAGGATTAGGGGAGTTACCTGGAGAGAAAGAGGAATTTCTTCATAATTTAGTGAATCGTGGATTATTGCTTAATGATGCAATGAATCAATATGAGGCTGAGATACTATTTTCAAAGGAATTCGATGATAATTCTTACTTAACATATGCACCAAACATGAAAATTACATTTGGCACTGTGAAGAGATAG